The DNA sequence TTAAGTGGTGAAATCAGGCCTGTAAATCGTATTGAACAGCGAATTATTGAGGCTGAAAAATTAGGTTATGATGTCATTTTCATTTCTAAGTATAATAAAATTGATCGCAAGAAATATAATATTAGGGTTGAAATGGTTTCTAAGGTTGAGGATGTCTATAAGTTATTATTCTAATTAAATGTATGTAAATTTCACTTTCTTCGTAAGGTGTAATTTTTTGCGGTGAATATATTTTTATTATACTAAACTAATAAGTGATATTTGGCATTTCAATCTATTACAAATTGTATTTTTATTTTTTAAATTAACGAAAATTGTGGACAGTTTTGTGCTTACAAATAATGTCTAAATTTTTGCTAATTTATTGTTAAACGTAATGTTTACATTATACTTTTAGTTTTAATTTTTTTATATTTGTTCCACTACCTTCAGAATATTATACTATGAAAAATAACAAATCTAAATATTCCACTATAATTATTACTGATAAAAATTCACTGGAAACAAAAATTTTTTCTGTTAAAAATAAGCATATAAGAAATATTTTTCTGTACAAAAAGATTTTACTTTTATCAATTTTTACTATTTTTTGTTTAGTTGCGGGATTGGTTAGTTACATAAGTTATGTGTATTACCAAAAACAAGATTTACATGTTAAGATTGCCGACCTTGAAAGTAAGTTGGATACTAAAAAATTAAATGATATGATTATCAATCTTAATGAAGCTGAAAAATCTTTATTAAAGATTGAGAGATACCTTAAAGATCGTCAAGTTAAAACACTCCCTACTAACGCCACTAATTATAATGTTGATAATGTGGGGGGAGAGTATTATCCTGTTAATGATTCTAACTTAAATTTAATTGAAAATAAAAAAAAGAGAATTTCCGATATATACAAAAAGATTCAATTCATTCCTATCGGCTTACCTCATGTTGGAAGGATAACTTCTAATTTTGGTGTGAGAGGAAATCCGATGAAAAAAGGTAAAGGATCCGAGTTTCATCCGGGTTTGGATATAGCGGGAACTATTGGTGATCCTATTCATGCTACTGCGAATGGGGTTGTTACCTTTGCCAGTGTTAGAGGAGGATATGGAAATTGTGTAATGATAAAGCACCATTTCGGTTATGAAACATTATACGGTCACATGTCTAAAATATTGGTTAAAGAAGGACAGGTTGTCAATGCCGGAGATGTTATTGGTGAATTAGGAAGTACCGGCCGTTCTACCGGACCTCATGTTCATTATGAAATTATTTTAAATAAAGAAAAAGAAAATCCAAATAATTATTTGCATGTAAACTAAATATGAAATAAATTTAACTACTATAAAATAAACTAACTATGTTCAACAAAAAAAAAGGAGCTGCTCTTAATTTATCTACAGAAAACATTACTACTATTATTGCGGAAGATTGTAAAATTGAAGGAAATATAGAATGTAAGGAATTTATTAGAATTGATGGTCAAACATTAGGAAATGTCAACAGCACTTGTGGGCTTGTTGTTGGTCAGAAAGGAAGTGTTAAAGGAGATATTAGAACTAAAGAACTTATTGTATATGGCCAAATTGACGGTGATATTTTTGTTGATAATCTTAGTTTGAAAAACTCGGGGTCTATTATAGGAAATATGCAGGTAAAAAGTTTTCAAGTTGAAAATGGTGCCTTATATAAAGGCACCGTTAGTATGGATCAAAATAATTCTACTCCTATTAATAAAAAAGAAAATAATTCTCAGATTGTAGTATAAATTTTATTTCTGAAATTTATACAATATTTTAGGTGTTCAGGGTCTTGGATCTCCAATTTTATAGGCACTTCCTAAGGAAGAATTTTTAGATATGTATATGGTTAACCAACGATATAAAGTATTTAATCTATTACCTATGGAAACTAATGAAATTAAGTGGATGGACGACCAGATAATCCATGCCGGTAATCCTTTTAAAAATAAGGTAGGATGAATCAGATCGGCTACGGCTTTATTTCTTCCGATAACTGCCATAGACCCTCTATCTTTATAACTGAATGCTACAGGTTGATATGTGTCTTGGGTAAGTTGTTTTTTTAAATTATTAGCCAAATTTTTTCCTTGTTGTATTGCTACTTGAGCTAATTGCGGATGTCCTGAAGGAAAATTAGGATCAGTAGTCATGATGCAGGTATCCCCTATTGCATATATATTTGAAAATCCTTGAACTTTATTATACGCGTCAACTTGCATACGTCTACCTCTTCCATACACTTCTTTAGGTATTCCTTCAAAAATTCTTGAAGTAACTCCCGCTGTCCAGATTATAGTTTTTGTTTCAATTTTATCTCCGTTAGAAAAATATATGGTGTTTTCATCACAATCTTTTACTTGTGTATTTACCAGTATTTTAACTCCTAATTTATCTAAGGCATGATAAGCTTCTTTGTGAGATTTTTCGCTCATAGGTCCCAATAATACGGGGCTTCCTTCTACCAAATAGACTTGAATTTGGTCTTTTAAATCTTTATAGTCTACATTTTCAATATAATTGATAATTTCGCGAATAACTCCTGCTATTTCAACTCCGGCAGGTCCTCCTCCGGTGATGACGATGGATAATAATCTTTTCTTTTCTACTAAATCAGTTTCTCTACTGGCGGCTTCTAACCTTTCTAAAAGTATATTTCTAAGTAACAAAGCATCATTTAAGGTTTTCATTGGAAAGGCATATTTCTCTAAATTTTCCATTCCGAAATAGTTACTTTGCGTTCCCGTTGCTAAAATCAAAATATCATAATCTAATTCTCCATTAGATAAGACTACTTTGTTTTCATCGGATTTGATTTCAATTAATTCTCCTAATCTGAATTTAACATTTTTTTTATGTCTTATAAATCTACGGAAAGGATAGCTGATAGCTGCGGGATCTAAAATACTTGAACTTACTTGATATATTAATGGTGGAAAAAAATTATAGTTGTTTTTGTCGACTAAGGTAATTTCAAAATTAGAATCATTGGACAATCTGGTGATAATATTAATCCCAGCAAAACCTCCACCTATTAATACGATTTTTTTCATAATTTGCACTAAAAAATTAATTTAACATATTGATGCAAACACATTTATTTCTTAAGAACACAAAAATGTATAGCATACATTTTATCAAAGTTACTGTTTTTTTGTAAAGTTATATAAACTTTTAATAAAAATTTAATGCTATCTTTGAATTTATTTTCAAAAATCATGATTCAAATAGAAGATACAATAATTTCTTTAGATGTATTACAGAAACAATTTGTTTGTAATCTTAATAAATGCAAAGGGATATGTTGTGTGGAAGGAGATTCGGGAGCTCCACTCGATGAAGAAGAATTACCGATTCTTGAAGACATATATGAGCAAGTATCGCCTTATCTTAGAGAGGAAGGTAGAAGGGCTATTGAATTGGAAGGTAAATATACAACCGACCTTGATGATGATTATGTTACTCCGTTAATAGAGGGTAGAGAATGTGCTTATGTAATCTATGATGAAAATCAAGCTGCGAAATGCGCCATTGAAAAGGCTTACGAAGACGGTAAAATTGATTTTAAAAAACCTATTTCCTGTCATCTGTATCCGGTTCGTCTTCAAAAATTACGAAAATATGTTGCGGTAAATTATGATGAATGGTATATATGCAAGGATGCGTGTACTTTAGGTAAAGAACTTAATGTTAAAGTTTTCGAATTTTTAAAAGAACCTTTAATTAGAAAATTCGGAGAAAATTGGTACAACCAGTTGATAGAAGCTGAGAAACTTTTAGAAATAAGTAAATAATTTAGCTTTATTTTTCCTGCAACGTATCTATGGTTTTTTGTATTTGTGTGTCATTTGCCGTAATTGCATAATAGTAAGCAATTTTTCCTTGTTGATCTATTACCATATAGCGTGGAATCCAATTTAATTCTATATATTCTGTAAAAGGATTTTTCCAACCAGTTGAAAACCAATAATTATCACCCGTATTTAATTCATACTTAGTGATACCGTTTTTCCAAGAATCGTAATTTTTGTCTAATGACAGATAGATAAAATCTACATTATTATTTTTTTGCTTAAGAGCCCGTGAATCGGGCATTCCCACTATGCAATCTTTACACCAAGATGCCCAAAATTTCAGGATGGTAACTTTACCTTTGTGTTTATTTAGTATGGATTGCATCGTTGTTTCTTTATGATCCATATCAACTACAAGTTGCTTTAAGGCTTCTTCAGAAAATTCAGTTTTGGAAATTAATGGAACTTGTTGACTATAACTTAATGTTGCTATTAAAGTAATATATAGTCCTGTTAAAATTTTTTTCATTATTATATTTTTTCAAATCTGAAATTTTCTCCTAAATATACTTGACGAACTATCGGATCATTTGCTAATTCTTCGGGATATCCTTCCTTTAATATATTTCCTTCGAACATAACATAAGTTCTATGAGTGATAGCCAGAGTTTGCTGAACGTTATGGTCTGTTATTAAAATTCCTATATTTTTATTTACCAAAGAACGCACGACTTTTTGAATATCTTCAACGGCAATAGGGTCAACTCCTGCAAAGGGTTCATCAAGTAAAATAAATTTAGGATCGGTAGCTAGACATCGAGCAATTTCGCA is a window from the Apibacter sp. B3706 genome containing:
- a CDS encoding NAD(P)/FAD-dependent oxidoreductase, whose translation is MKKIVLIGGGFAGINIITRLSNDSNFEITLVDKNNYNFFPPLIYQVSSSILDPAAISYPFRRFIRHKKNVKFRLGELIEIKSDENKVVLSNGELDYDILILATGTQSNYFGMENLEKYAFPMKTLNDALLLRNILLERLEAASRETDLVEKKRLLSIVITGGGPAGVEIAGVIREIINYIENVDYKDLKDQIQVYLVEGSPVLLGPMSEKSHKEAYHALDKLGVKILVNTQVKDCDENTIYFSNGDKIETKTIIWTAGVTSRIFEGIPKEVYGRGRRMQVDAYNKVQGFSNIYAIGDTCIMTTDPNFPSGHPQLAQVAIQQGKNLANNLKKQLTQDTYQPVAFSYKDRGSMAVIGRNKAVADLIHPTLFLKGLPAWIIWSSIHLISLVSIGNRLNTLYRWLTIYISKNSSLGSAYKIGDPRP
- a CDS encoding TlpA family protein disulfide reductase, whose product is MKKILTGLYITLIATLSYSQQVPLISKTEFSEEALKQLVVDMDHKETTMQSILNKHKGKVTILKFWASWCKDCIVGMPDSRALKQKNNNVDFIYLSLDKNYDSWKNGITKYELNTGDNYWFSTGWKNPFTEYIELNWIPRYMVIDQQGKIAYYYAITANDTQIQKTIDTLQEK
- a CDS encoding M23 family metallopeptidase gives rise to the protein MKNNKSKYSTIIITDKNSLETKIFSVKNKHIRNIFLYKKILLLSIFTIFCLVAGLVSYISYVYYQKQDLHVKIADLESKLDTKKLNDMIINLNEAEKSLLKIERYLKDRQVKTLPTNATNYNVDNVGGEYYPVNDSNLNLIENKKKRISDIYKKIQFIPIGLPHVGRITSNFGVRGNPMKKGKGSEFHPGLDIAGTIGDPIHATANGVVTFASVRGGYGNCVMIKHHFGYETLYGHMSKILVKEGQVVNAGDVIGELGSTGRSTGPHVHYEIILNKEKENPNNYLHVN
- a CDS encoding DUF3109 family protein; the protein is MIQIEDTIISLDVLQKQFVCNLNKCKGICCVEGDSGAPLDEEELPILEDIYEQVSPYLREEGRRAIELEGKYTTDLDDDYVTPLIEGRECAYVIYDENQAAKCAIEKAYEDGKIDFKKPISCHLYPVRLQKLRKYVAVNYDEWYICKDACTLGKELNVKVFEFLKEPLIRKFGENWYNQLIEAEKLLEISK
- a CDS encoding polymer-forming cytoskeletal protein produces the protein MFNKKKGAALNLSTENITTIIAEDCKIEGNIECKEFIRIDGQTLGNVNSTCGLVVGQKGSVKGDIRTKELIVYGQIDGDIFVDNLSLKNSGSIIGNMQVKSFQVENGALYKGTVSMDQNNSTPINKKENNSQIVV